The proteins below are encoded in one region of Apium graveolens cultivar Ventura chromosome 4, ASM990537v1, whole genome shotgun sequence:
- the LOC141719480 gene encoding uncharacterized protein LOC141719480, whose product MFREIHISILFGDAFAQLPLYTKFMKEVLPNRKNFEDVKTVTLNKECSFVIQRTIPPKLKDHGSFSLSCTKKTLCDLGASVSLMPHSIYKILGLRELKKSRISLQLADRSIKYPLGVLEDVFIKVDKFAILYDFVVLEMNEDVDISIILGRPFLDTMGTNIDM is encoded by the coding sequence ATGTTTCGTGAGATTCATATTAGCATTCTATTTGGTGATGCATTTGCTCAACTTCCCCTTTATACGAAATTTATGAAGGAGGTGTTGCCCAATAGGAAGAATTTTGAGGATGTGAAAACAGTCACTCTTAACAAAGAATGTAGTTTTGTCATTCAACGCACAATTCCTCCTAAATTGAAGGATCATGGGAGTTTTTCTTTGTCATGTACAAAAAAAACGTTGTGTGATCTTGGAGCTAGTGTGAGTTTAATGCCACACTCTATTTACAAAATACTTGGCTTGAGAGAGTTAAAGAAGTCAAGAATTTCACTGCAGCTTGCAGATAGATCAATAAAGTATCCACTAGGTGTACTTGAAGATGTTTTCATAAAGGTGGATAAATTTGCTATTTTGTATGATTTTGTTGTGTTGGAGATGAATGAGGATGTTGATATTTCAATTAttttgggaagaccattcttggatACCATGGGAACCAACATTGATATGTAA